TCCTGGTTCTTCTCGTCCTTGGGCTGGAAGGTGCCGATGCCGATGCGGTCCTTTTCGCTGAGCAGCAAGCGCTTGACGCGAACATCCTGGACGACGCGCGTCCAGTCGCCCGCGTAGTGTCGCAGCCGGTCGTTGTAGACATAGCGGCAGAACGGGCAAAGCTCGCCCTCGATGCGCACGGGGAAAGCGCCCGCGGGCTGATCGGCGTTCAATCTGGCCACCACGTCGTCGCGGAAGCGACCGGGAATCAGGTGCAGCGGCTCCTCGTGCATGGGGCACCAATGCACGATCTCGGACTTGTCGAGATCGACCCAGCCGAGCGTGAACAAGGCCCCATCGTCGGCATGGGAATACCGCTCCAGCCCTTTCTTGAGCAGCCGGGCGATGGTGCTCTTGCTGCTGCCAACCGGGCCGTGCAGCAGCAACACGCGTTTTTCGATTCCGTAGCCCTTGGCGGCGCTTTTGAAAGCGTTGACCAGTGCGGCCAGCGTGTCATCGAGGCCGAACACCGCGTCCTGGCCGTTCTTCTCAGGATCGTCGAAGAAGCGATAGCGGGTCCGCTTCTCCCGGCCCTTTTCATAGCTCTCGGCGCCGTACGACATGATCATGTCGAAGACGCGTTGAAAGGCGTTGCGGGTGACTTTGGGGTCTTTTTTGACGACGTCGAGGTATTCCTGGAACGTTCCCTCCCAGTTCTTACGGCGGAACTGTTCCAGGTCTTGGCGCTGTGCCACCAGCGAAATAATCGAGTGTCCGTCACTCATTGAGGATCTCCTCCGATAGATTGATTGACTCAGTCGTTCAAGCCGCCTGGTCTTGCCCGATCCATCCGATTTCGTGCACCCGCATGTCCCTACGTCAGACGAGGTCCGGAGGCCGGCAAAACCAGGGCTGGCGCCCTTGTTCGACAGGCCCCACAGCCGTCGCCGGCGTGTTCCGTAGCGTGCCCAAGCAAGTTCTGTTCCCCGTCGCACGACACGCAAGCGCAGCGAGACACGGCTGGCTGCGCGCCGACCAACAGAAAGAGCCGCTCCGAGTGAGCGCCGCCAAAATCAAAGCAAATGCCCGGCAGCGACCGTCGCGAGAGCGACTCGGAAGAGAAACTTGCGAAAGAACACCCGGAACTGAGGCGAGGCGGGTTGTCTGGCATACTGATGCATCTTCGCGCTCGCCAGTGTGCAGGATTCCTGTTCCCGCACGTCTGCCACCGTAACCTAATTCCAGTATCTACACAATTCTGCCGCGCGGCAATACGAATTTCCAATAATTTGGGTAAGGTCCCCCCGTGGTGCCGCGGGCAAAAACACTGCAACCGGTTGTGGCAGCAGCAATTAGCGTGCCTCCGGCGGCTCCAGCCTGCGCGTTCGGATTGCCGGGTGCCGGCTGGACATTGGGCGGCGGTAGTCTGGCGAAGCTTGTCCCGGACTAAAAAGTCGGATGGCATGCAATCTGCGACGTGGGCGGCGGGGCATCGCACGCCAAGAGTCACTGTTTTTACGAAGGAGCAATGGAAATGCGGAAGAATTTGATGATCGCCTGTTGGAGCCTGCTGGCTTTGGCCGGCTATCCCGTGCTGGCACAAGAGACGTACAACGACAACG
This portion of the Pirellulales bacterium genome encodes:
- a CDS encoding serine protein kinase, producing MSDGHSIISLVAQRQDLEQFRRKNWEGTFQEYLDVVKKDPKVTRNAFQRVFDMIMSYGAESYEKGREKRTRYRFFDDPEKNGQDAVFGLDDTLAALVNAFKSAAKGYGIEKRVLLLHGPVGSSKSTIARLLKKGLERYSHADDGALFTLGWVDLDKSEIVHWCPMHEEPLHLIPGRFRDDVVARLNADQPAGAFPVRIEGELCPFCRYVYNDRLRHYAGDWTRVVQDVRVKRLLLSEKDRIGIGTFQPKDEKNQ